In Catalinimonas alkaloidigena, a single genomic region encodes these proteins:
- a CDS encoding SDR family NAD(P)-dependent oxidoreductase, with translation MAEQPKIALVTGGSRGLGKDMALRLAEKGLDVVLTYHRKKEEAEQVVAAIAQTGRKALALQLDTSSVAGFETFMETLKSALRRTFGTDRFDYLINNAGTGHHALFAETTEAHFDALSQIHFKGVFFLTQKALALMHDGGGIVNISSGLARFSLPGASAYAAMKGAIETLTRYQAKELGARGIRANVVAPGAIATDFGGGAVRDNAELNQRVAGMTALGRAGVAEDIGGVVAFLCTEEGRWINGQRIEVSGGMNL, from the coding sequence ATGGCAGAGCAACCTAAAATTGCACTCGTGACAGGCGGCAGCCGCGGCTTAGGCAAAGACATGGCCTTGCGCCTGGCCGAAAAAGGGCTGGACGTAGTATTAACGTACCACCGTAAAAAAGAGGAAGCGGAACAGGTGGTGGCTGCAATTGCGCAAACGGGTCGGAAAGCGCTGGCCTTGCAACTCGATACCAGCAGCGTGGCAGGCTTTGAGACCTTTATGGAAACACTCAAATCGGCACTGCGCCGCACGTTCGGCACCGACCGCTTCGACTACCTGATCAACAACGCCGGAACGGGGCATCACGCCCTGTTTGCCGAAACGACTGAAGCGCACTTCGATGCCCTTTCTCAGATCCATTTCAAGGGCGTTTTCTTCCTGACGCAAAAGGCGCTTGCTCTGATGCACGACGGGGGCGGCATCGTGAACATTTCGTCGGGACTGGCGCGGTTTTCCTTGCCCGGCGCGTCGGCCTACGCGGCGATGAAAGGGGCCATTGAGACGCTGACCCGCTACCAGGCGAAAGAGCTGGGTGCGCGCGGGATTCGTGCCAACGTTGTGGCACCGGGCGCCATTGCGACTGATTTTGGCGGGGGCGCGGTGCGCGACAATGCGGAGCTCAACCAGAGGGTCGCCGGCATGACCGCCCTGGGCCGGGCCGGAGTGGCCGAAGACATTGGCGGGGTGGTGGCTTTTTTGTGCACGGAAGAGGGCCGCTGGATCAACGGGCAACGTATCGAAGTATCAGGAGGAATGAATTTGTAA
- a CDS encoding helix-turn-helix domain-containing protein has protein sequence MEITSVEQFYREAMALSPEGTELIPKGISKEIGHFNVFNTAEVRERMKVKPAMPYNRRAYYKISLIQGRNRAEYADKVIDIEKSALLFATPKVPYHYLPQDDDQAGHFCIFTEAFMTSAKTGVVLDDLPLFKAGVVPVFHLTEEQVQELGQLFGKMHREIASDYAYKYDLLRTYVLELLHFGQKLQPATALHPTHNASARVSSLFVELLERQFPIESPQQTLQLRTAKDYAERLAIHVNHLNKVLKENTGKTTSHLIKGRIAQEAKLLLKQTDWSVSEIAYSLGFEEVAHFSNFFRKHTTHSPMAFRA, from the coding sequence ATGGAAATTACGTCGGTCGAGCAGTTTTACCGGGAGGCGATGGCCCTGAGTCCCGAAGGCACGGAACTGATCCCGAAGGGAATCAGCAAAGAAATCGGGCACTTTAACGTGTTCAACACGGCAGAAGTACGCGAGCGCATGAAGGTGAAACCCGCCATGCCTTACAACCGGCGTGCCTACTACAAAATCAGCCTGATTCAGGGGCGGAACCGGGCCGAATATGCCGACAAGGTGATCGACATCGAGAAAAGTGCGCTGTTGTTCGCCACCCCCAAGGTACCCTACCATTACCTGCCGCAGGACGATGACCAGGCGGGACACTTCTGCATTTTTACCGAGGCGTTCATGACGTCGGCCAAAACGGGCGTGGTGCTGGACGATTTGCCACTTTTTAAGGCAGGCGTGGTGCCGGTGTTTCACCTCACGGAAGAGCAGGTTCAGGAGCTGGGGCAACTTTTTGGGAAAATGCACCGGGAGATCGCTTCCGATTATGCCTACAAATACGATCTGCTACGCACCTACGTATTGGAACTTCTCCACTTCGGGCAGAAACTGCAACCCGCCACGGCCCTCCATCCGACCCACAACGCTTCGGCCCGTGTGTCGTCGCTGTTTGTGGAACTGCTGGAGCGGCAGTTTCCGATTGAGTCGCCGCAACAGACGCTACAGTTGCGGACCGCCAAAGATTACGCGGAGCGGCTGGCCATTCACGTGAATCACCTGAACAAAGTGTTGAAGGAAAATACTGGAAAGACCACGTCGCACCTGATCAAAGGCCGGATTGCGCAGGAAGCGAAACTGCTCCTGAAACAGACCGACTGGAGCGTGTCAGAAATTGCCTACAGCCTGGGTTTTGAGGAAGTCGCCCACTTTTCCAACTTTTTCAGGAAGCACACCACGCATTCGCCGATGGCCTTTCGGGCGTAA
- a CDS encoding SDR family oxidoreductase, producing MKLSGHKILITGGASGIGLGLTERFVQEGNTVLICGRREAPLQEVAQKHPQVVTRVCDLALEEERVALFEWVAAEHPDLNVLVNNAGIQQWMQLTDADFYQRAKAEITTNVEAPLHLTSLFLRLPSLTTVLNVTSGLSFVPLTKVPVYSATKAFFHSFTLSAQYLLQAKGIEVIEVIPPALNTDLGGKGLHDAAPPVSAFIEAIFEQLKEGKTTLTFGFSEAMAKATPQELKGAFDRMNPR from the coding sequence ATGAAATTATCCGGCCATAAAATTTTGATTACCGGCGGGGCCAGCGGCATTGGGCTGGGCCTCACCGAGCGGTTTGTGCAGGAAGGTAACACTGTGCTGATTTGCGGTCGGCGCGAAGCGCCGTTGCAGGAAGTCGCTCAAAAGCACCCGCAGGTGGTGACGCGGGTTTGTGACCTAGCGCTCGAAGAGGAACGCGTTGCGCTTTTTGAGTGGGTCGCCGCCGAGCATCCGGACCTGAATGTGCTCGTCAACAACGCTGGCATTCAGCAGTGGATGCAACTCACCGATGCCGATTTTTACCAGCGCGCCAAAGCGGAGATCACTACGAACGTAGAAGCGCCGCTGCACCTGACGTCGCTGTTTCTCCGGCTGCCTTCCCTGACCACCGTGTTGAACGTTACGTCGGGGCTGTCGTTTGTGCCGTTGACCAAAGTACCGGTGTATTCGGCCACAAAAGCCTTTTTCCATTCCTTCACCTTGTCGGCGCAGTATCTGTTGCAGGCGAAGGGCATAGAGGTGATCGAAGTGATTCCCCCGGCGCTCAATACCGACTTGGGGGGCAAGGGCCTGCACGATGCCGCTCCGCCGGTCAGTGCTTTCATTGAGGCCATTTTTGAGCAGTTGAAAGAAGGAAAAACTACCCTGACGTTTGGGTTTAGCGAGGCCATGGCCAAGGCAACACCGCAGGAACTAAAAGGCGCTTTCGACCGCATGAATCCTCGCTAA